From the Acidobacteriota bacterium genome, one window contains:
- a CDS encoding alpha/beta fold hydrolase, protein MIPVIKTRFPATNLWTCVLACSLALSADSLAVAAQESNPVHANSVQQFLFSADTSAGVQAEFANMGVLLTDALAAPAQGRTVWVTGTGPSGFPAPYRIDHVGGRFHVYAERRRPQHPVAPFPYVSQEVRFKTPDPGVAPVGTLTYPKSSGSFPAVVLVAGTGAHNRDAGMSLHKTLLVLADHLTRQGFAVLRYDKRGVGLTGGERHPGPTTDDYAADALAAVRFLKMQPNIDPRRIGIAGHSEGGIIAAMVAAEAPEDVGFIVMLAGTGLPGQENQSLQGAAFARADGVPEALILLNQKLERGQLEIAASKLGRQEALDAMRTATRVLPAEDKETLEIPAEGLPAEAFEALLSPWFRRFLALDPRSYLEKVKCPVLAIVGEKDLQVPPAENLQGIERALERGANRRATVRQLAGVNHNLQTARTGKLSEYFLIEETVAPSVLELLSSWMKDVTHHKD, encoded by the coding sequence GTGATTCCCGTGATCAAGACCCGGTTTCCTGCTACTAACCTCTGGACCTGCGTGCTGGCTTGCTCGCTGGCACTTTCCGCCGATTCGCTTGCAGTAGCGGCACAAGAAAGCAACCCGGTCCACGCGAATTCCGTACAGCAATTCCTGTTTTCGGCGGATACATCTGCGGGAGTCCAAGCGGAGTTCGCCAACATGGGCGTGCTTCTCACTGATGCGCTGGCAGCGCCAGCGCAGGGCCGAACAGTCTGGGTCACCGGGACCGGTCCGAGCGGGTTTCCCGCGCCTTACCGGATCGACCATGTCGGTGGTCGTTTTCATGTCTATGCCGAGCGACGCCGACCCCAGCATCCCGTCGCGCCGTTCCCGTACGTGAGCCAGGAGGTCAGGTTCAAGACGCCCGATCCCGGGGTGGCGCCGGTGGGCACGCTCACCTACCCGAAATCGAGCGGCTCTTTTCCGGCCGTCGTGCTGGTCGCCGGAACCGGAGCTCACAATCGCGATGCCGGCATGTCACTGCACAAGACGCTGCTGGTGCTGGCCGATCACCTGACCCGACAGGGGTTCGCGGTGTTGCGCTATGACAAGCGCGGGGTCGGCCTGACGGGAGGTGAGCGCCATCCAGGCCCCACCACCGATGACTACGCCGCCGATGCCTTGGCCGCGGTGCGGTTCCTGAAAATGCAACCGAACATCGACCCTCGGCGAATCGGAATCGCCGGCCACAGTGAAGGCGGCATCATCGCTGCCATGGTCGCGGCCGAAGCGCCGGAGGACGTGGGATTCATCGTGATGCTTGCGGGAACCGGTCTGCCCGGCCAGGAGAACCAGAGCCTGCAGGGTGCCGCATTCGCGCGTGCCGACGGAGTGCCGGAAGCGCTGATCCTCCTCAACCAGAAGCTGGAGCGGGGACAGCTCGAGATCGCGGCCAGCAAGCTGGGGCGTCAGGAAGCGCTGGATGCGATGCGCACGGCGACAAGAGTACTGCCGGCGGAGGACAAGGAAACACTGGAAATTCCGGCCGAAGGACTTCCTGCCGAGGCGTTCGAGGCTCTGCTTTCGCCATGGTTTCGTCGCTTCCTGGCGCTGGACCCGCGCTCGTACCTTGAAAAGGTGAAATGCCCGGTCCTTGCGATTGTGGGCGAGAAAGACCTGCAGGTGCCGCCTGCCGAAAATCTTCAGGGGATCGAGCGGGCGCTCGAGCGTGGCGCCAACCGACGCGCAACCGTGCGTCAACTCGCGGGTGTCAACCACAACCTCCAGACCGCCAGAACGGGCAAGTTGAGCGAGTACTTCCTGATCGAGGAAACCGTCGCCCCGTCAGTGCTGGAATTGCTGTCGAGCTGGATGAAGGACGTGACGCACCACAAAGACTGA
- a CDS encoding HAD hydrolase-like protein, with protein sequence MTDSAGSRESGVGSRTGALQAIVFDFDGVIADSERLHLKSYQDILAPEGLTISNEDYYAKYLGYDDVGVFKALGKDQGVPMDDGRVRSLIERKGERYETLAAAGEMLFPGAADFIRAAAAVVPIAVASGALTHEIDHVLERAGLRSLFAVVVGADQTERSKPNPEPYLTAFAQLRQRSGLDLVPWRSVAIEDSKWGLVSARGADLRCVAVTNTYSEAELRGDAELVVPGLHALTIADLDALCAD encoded by the coding sequence ATGACTGATTCAGCCGGGAGTCGGGAGTCGGGAGTCGGGAGTCGGACGGGGGCACTCCAGGCGATCGTGTTCGATTTCGACGGCGTGATTGCCGACAGCGAGCGGCTGCACCTCAAGTCGTACCAGGACATTCTCGCGCCCGAAGGCCTCACCATCTCGAACGAGGACTACTACGCGAAGTACCTCGGCTACGACGATGTCGGGGTGTTCAAGGCACTGGGGAAAGACCAGGGCGTGCCGATGGATGACGGCCGCGTGCGGTCGCTGATCGAGCGCAAGGGCGAACGCTACGAGACGCTGGCGGCAGCCGGGGAAATGCTGTTTCCCGGCGCGGCAGACTTTATTCGCGCGGCTGCCGCAGTGGTGCCCATCGCCGTGGCCTCGGGAGCGCTGACCCACGAAATCGACCACGTGCTCGAGCGGGCGGGGCTGCGGTCGCTGTTTGCGGTCGTGGTCGGTGCCGATCAGACCGAACGCAGCAAGCCCAACCCCGAGCCGTACCTCACCGCGTTCGCCCAACTGCGCCAGCGCTCGGGCCTGGACCTGGTGCCGTGGCGATCGGTGGCCATTGAAGACTCGAAGTGGGGCCTGGTCTCGGCCCGCGGCGCCGATCTCCGCTGCGTGGCGGTGACCAACACCTACTCCGAGGCGGAACTGCGGGGTGATGCTGAGCTCGTTGTGCCCGGCCTGCATGCGCTGACCATTGCCGACCTGGATGCGCTTTGTGCCGACTGA
- a CDS encoding M56 family metallopeptidase — MDMLWNVQFGFAPALAQALLHSLWQGALLAAMAGLALKLLGRHGAALRHSAGMAFLLAMIAVPTLTFSRFWSQPSAEVNAGILPAMTAPAIGVTPGVFVQQSSGLAAALSLLWLLGVAVMLLRHLGGWRLIGALERRPFHPLPPEWQQRVDALQRALRISRTVVVRLADDVGSPFTARVLRPVIWLPLSLLTRLPHEQVEALLAHELAHIRRLDWLWNGLQCVAESLLFFHPCAWWLSRRIRQEREHACDDLAVAAGGDAIALAEALADLERHRSFVPHLLLAAQGGSLMNRISRLLSRPPTRRSWWVPLGLVVVLASGFAIATWLDPSKHQLPLLRIESSTEGTLRPGDYREITARGLDKQRYYRASVDARGRIAEVYKEDGTPQVIDPAVRSWIDEVARLSVPAPPPPPPPPSPTEAGGPSAPPAPPVPPPPPSVADSADFKAILRLVAASSSVGKRIGNPIAVMPDSIDGEMRLSGNNDEHGNASLSFMLSGPHGLAQIVVFATRAHGTWAITTLDVQPLAG; from the coding sequence ATGGACATGCTGTGGAACGTGCAGTTCGGATTCGCGCCGGCACTGGCCCAGGCGCTGCTGCATTCGCTGTGGCAGGGAGCGCTGTTGGCGGCGATGGCGGGGCTCGCACTGAAGTTGCTGGGCCGCCACGGTGCGGCATTGCGCCACTCGGCCGGGATGGCGTTCCTGCTGGCGATGATTGCGGTTCCCACATTGACCTTCTCGCGTTTCTGGTCGCAGCCCTCCGCCGAAGTGAACGCCGGAATACTGCCAGCGATGACGGCACCCGCGATCGGCGTCACGCCGGGCGTGTTCGTGCAGCAATCCAGCGGATTGGCCGCGGCACTGAGCCTGCTGTGGCTGCTTGGCGTGGCGGTGATGCTGCTGCGGCACTTGGGCGGTTGGCGCCTGATTGGCGCGTTGGAGCGCCGCCCGTTCCACCCCTTGCCGCCGGAATGGCAGCAGCGGGTGGACGCGCTGCAGCGGGCACTGCGGATTTCGCGCACGGTAGTCGTGCGCCTTGCCGACGATGTCGGGTCGCCCTTCACCGCGCGTGTCCTTCGGCCGGTGATCTGGTTGCCGCTGTCGTTGTTGACCCGGCTACCGCATGAGCAAGTCGAGGCGCTGCTCGCGCATGAGTTGGCACACATCCGTCGCCTGGACTGGCTCTGGAATGGCTTGCAGTGCGTGGCCGAATCCCTGTTGTTCTTCCACCCGTGCGCGTGGTGGTTGAGCCGGCGCATCCGGCAGGAACGCGAACACGCTTGTGATGATCTGGCGGTCGCGGCCGGCGGGGACGCCATCGCCTTGGCGGAGGCGCTGGCCGATCTCGAGCGCCACCGCTCTTTCGTCCCCCACTTGTTGCTCGCAGCCCAAGGAGGCTCACTCATGAATCGCATCAGCCGTCTTCTGTCCCGTCCGCCAACTCGCAGGAGTTGGTGGGTGCCGCTCGGCCTTGTTGTTGTGTTGGCTTCTGGCTTCGCGATCGCCACATGGCTGGATCCTTCCAAGCACCAACTGCCTCTACTGCGCATCGAATCGTCCACCGAAGGCACCCTGCGTCCCGGCGATTACCGCGAAATCACGGCCCGCGGCCTCGACAAGCAGCGCTACTACCGCGCCAGCGTCGACGCACGCGGCCGCATTGCCGAGGTCTACAAGGAGGATGGCACGCCGCAGGTGATCGACCCGGCGGTGCGCTCGTGGATCGATGAAGTGGCGCGCCTGAGCGTTCCGGCACCTCCGCCGCCGCCACCACCGCCATCGCCAACCGAGGCAGGTGGTCCGTCAGCACCACCCGCACCGCCAGTGCCACCCCCGCCCCCCTCGGTCGCGGACTCGGCCGACTTCAAGGCGATACTCCGCCTGGTCGCTGCGAGTTCGTCAGTGGGCAAGAGGATCGGCAACCCGATTGCAGTGATGCCGGACTCCATCGACGGTGAAATGCGCCTATCCGGCAATAACGACGAACACGGCAATGCGAGTCTTTCGTTCATGCTCAGTGGCCCCCATGGCCTGGCGCAGATCGTCGTGTTCGCAACGCGTGCGCATGGGACCTGGGCCATCACCACCTTGGATGTGCAGCCACTGGCCGGCTGA
- a CDS encoding dipeptidase encodes MDKIVDFINVNRDRYIDELKRYLAIPSISALPEHKGDVRACAEWTADEMRRIGLQNVRLEETPGHPCVYGEWLGAPGAPTILFYGHYDVQPVDPVNLWTSPPFEATIRDGEIYARGSADDKGQVFMHFKAVEAHLKQHGSLPVNMKFLIEGEEEVGSANLDNFIRAHKDLLKADVVVISDSPMFDRGIPSICYGLRGLSYFQIDLRGSKSDLHSGSFGGAVANPAMVLAQMLAQMKDKGGRIKIDGFYDDVVELRQEERDEWARLPFNEKKYKQDLGAPKLFGETGFTTLERTWARPTFEVNGLLSGFTGEGAKTVLPAVAMAKVSMRLVPNQDPQKIGDLFEEYVKKVAPKTVELKITRMHGGKPWMTAFDNPFVQAAGRAIEQGFGQRPVFNREGGSIPVVSTFQEELGVPCVLFGIGLPDENAHAPDEKLDLGNFHNGVIASAYLYQEIGALKV; translated from the coding sequence ATGGACAAGATTGTCGACTTCATCAACGTGAACCGCGACCGTTACATCGACGAGCTGAAGCGGTACCTCGCCATCCCCAGCATCAGCGCCCTGCCCGAGCACAAGGGCGACGTGCGCGCCTGCGCCGAGTGGACCGCCGACGAGATGCGGCGGATCGGCCTCCAGAACGTGCGCCTCGAAGAGACGCCCGGCCACCCGTGCGTCTACGGCGAGTGGCTCGGCGCACCCGGGGCGCCCACCATCCTGTTCTACGGCCATTACGACGTCCAGCCGGTGGACCCGGTCAACCTGTGGACGTCGCCGCCCTTCGAGGCCACCATCCGCGACGGCGAGATCTACGCGCGCGGCTCCGCCGACGACAAGGGCCAGGTGTTCATGCACTTCAAGGCCGTCGAGGCGCACCTGAAGCAACACGGCAGCCTGCCCGTGAACATGAAGTTCCTGATCGAGGGCGAAGAGGAAGTCGGCAGCGCCAACCTCGACAACTTCATCCGCGCGCACAAGGACCTGCTGAAAGCCGACGTCGTGGTGATCTCGGACTCGCCGATGTTCGACCGCGGTATTCCCTCGATCTGTTACGGCCTGCGTGGCCTGTCGTACTTCCAGATCGACCTGCGCGGCAGCAAGTCGGACCTGCACTCGGGCTCCTTCGGCGGCGCGGTCGCCAACCCCGCCATGGTGCTGGCGCAAATGCTGGCGCAGATGAAGGACAAGGGCGGCCGCATCAAGATCGACGGCTTCTACGACGATGTGGTCGAGTTGAGGCAGGAGGAGCGCGACGAGTGGGCGCGGCTGCCGTTCAACGAGAAGAAGTACAAGCAGGACCTGGGGGCGCCGAAGCTGTTCGGCGAAACCGGCTTCACCACGCTCGAACGCACGTGGGCGCGGCCCACGTTTGAAGTGAATGGCCTGCTGTCGGGCTTCACCGGCGAAGGCGCCAAGACCGTGCTGCCGGCCGTGGCCATGGCCAAGGTCAGCATGCGGCTGGTGCCGAACCAGGATCCCCAGAAAATTGGCGACCTGTTCGAGGAGTACGTGAAGAAGGTCGCGCCGAAGACGGTGGAGCTGAAGATCACCCGCATGCACGGCGGCAAACCCTGGATGACGGCGTTCGACAACCCGTTCGTGCAGGCGGCCGGCCGCGCCATCGAGCAGGGCTTCGGCCAGCGGCCGGTGTTCAACCGCGAGGGCGGATCAATCCCGGTGGTATCGACCTTCCAGGAGGAGCTTGGCGTGCCGTGCGTGCTGTTCGGGATCGGCTTGCCCGACGAAAACGCCCACGCCCCCGACGAGAAGCTCGACCTGGGAAACTTCCACAACGGCGTGATCGCGTCGGCTTACCTCTACCAAGAGATCGGGGCGCTGAAAGTCTAA
- a CDS encoding tRNA (cytidine(34)-2'-O)-methyltransferase, producing MSRPDEVTHVVLVYPDIHWNTGNAGRTCLAAGASLHLIEPLGFSLDDSRVKRAGLDYWEHVDLRVWPDWEAFEAQLPALGEPYFFSTKATRSFWDAPLGAPEGVVLVFGSETAGLPAELHEKYRDRFVAMPILSTRVRSLNLSNSVAIAAYEVLRQRRASLPIR from the coding sequence GTGTCGAGGCCTGACGAGGTGACGCACGTCGTTCTCGTGTATCCCGACATCCACTGGAACACCGGCAACGCCGGCCGCACCTGCCTGGCGGCGGGCGCGAGCCTGCACCTGATTGAGCCACTGGGCTTCTCCCTCGACGACAGCCGCGTCAAGCGGGCCGGTCTCGACTACTGGGAGCACGTGGACCTGCGCGTGTGGCCGGACTGGGAGGCCTTCGAGGCGCAGTTGCCGGCGCTCGGCGAGCCGTATTTCTTCTCGACCAAGGCGACGCGCTCGTTCTGGGACGCGCCGCTGGGCGCACCGGAAGGCGTCGTGCTCGTGTTTGGCAGCGAGACCGCCGGCCTGCCGGCCGAACTCCACGAGAAGTATCGCGATCGCTTTGTCGCGATGCCAATTCTGTCGACCCGGGTCCGCTCGCTGAACCTGTCGAACAGCGTGGCGATTGCCGCCTATGAAGTGCTGCGGCAGCGCCGCGCGAGTCTCCCGATCCGCTAG
- the ychF gene encoding redox-regulated ATPase YchF, translated as MLRAGIVGLPNVGKSTLFNAVTRTRKAEAANYPFCTIDPNVGIVTVPDARLAVLQGIAKTNVVIPAAVEFVDIAGLVKGASDGEGLGNKFLTHIREVDAIVQVVRCFDDEDVLHVSGSVDPVRDIEVINTELMLADLETVRKKRERVAKEVKRGDKTAAAEDAVLAKIETALDAGKPALTVTLTPEEKVLATQFFLLSDKPTIFACNVKEGDLATADSNPYVVKVREYVSTHLSCEAVVISAQIESDLVDLEPAEAQDFLKELGVDESGMGALIRATYHLLGLQTYFTAGEKEVRAWTIHQGDTAPKAAGVIHSDFERGFIKAETVAYADLVACGSVAAARDKGLYRMEGKEYIVKDGDVLLFKFNV; from the coding sequence ATGTTGCGAGCCGGAATCGTCGGTCTACCCAATGTCGGCAAGTCCACCTTGTTCAACGCGGTGACCCGCACCCGCAAGGCCGAGGCTGCCAACTATCCCTTCTGCACCATCGACCCCAACGTCGGCATTGTCACCGTCCCGGATGCCCGGCTGGCCGTGCTGCAGGGCATTGCCAAGACCAACGTGGTCATCCCGGCGGCCGTCGAGTTCGTCGACATTGCCGGCCTGGTGAAGGGCGCCAGCGACGGCGAAGGCCTGGGCAACAAGTTCCTGACCCACATCCGCGAGGTCGACGCCATTGTCCAGGTGGTAAGGTGCTTTGACGATGAAGATGTGCTGCATGTATCGGGCTCGGTGGACCCGGTCCGCGACATCGAGGTGATCAACACCGAGCTGATGCTGGCCGACCTCGAGACCGTCCGCAAGAAACGCGAGCGGGTCGCCAAGGAAGTGAAACGCGGCGACAAGACGGCCGCCGCGGAAGATGCGGTGCTGGCCAAGATCGAAACCGCGCTCGATGCCGGCAAGCCGGCCCTCACCGTGACGCTGACGCCGGAGGAGAAGGTGCTGGCAACGCAGTTCTTCCTGCTGAGCGACAAGCCGACGATTTTCGCCTGCAACGTGAAGGAAGGGGACCTCGCGACGGCGGATTCCAATCCGTACGTTGTGAAGGTGCGCGAGTACGTCAGCACCCACCTGTCATGCGAAGCGGTGGTGATCAGTGCGCAGATCGAGAGCGACCTGGTGGACCTGGAGCCAGCCGAGGCGCAGGACTTCCTCAAGGAGCTCGGCGTCGACGAAAGCGGCATGGGCGCGCTGATTCGCGCGACCTACCACCTGCTGGGCCTGCAGACCTATTTCACCGCCGGTGAGAAGGAAGTGCGCGCCTGGACCATTCACCAGGGCGACACCGCGCCGAAGGCGGCCGGTGTGATCCACTCCGACTTCGAGCGCGGCTTCATCAAGGCCGAGACCGTGGCCTACGCCGACCTCGTCGCGTGCGGTTCAGTTGCCGCGGCGCGCGACAAAGGCCTCTACCGGATGGAAGGCAAGGAATACATCGTCAAGGACGGCGATGTGCTGCTGTTCAAGTTCAACGTGTAA
- a CDS encoding DUF6152 family protein, producing MSHVALLVLLSAAVADAHHNFRSEFDINAPFTVAGTVTKVEWTNPHTWFYLDVKDEKGAVVNWAMEMGSPNALMRAGWKRTSLNAGDVVSVDGYREWDRKHTGNARSVILTKTGQRLFAASSSGK from the coding sequence ATGAGTCACGTCGCCTTGCTGGTGCTCCTGTCGGCGGCCGTTGCTGACGCACATCACAATTTCCGGTCTGAGTTCGACATCAACGCCCCGTTCACGGTCGCGGGCACGGTCACGAAAGTTGAGTGGACCAACCCTCACACCTGGTTTTATCTCGACGTCAAAGACGAGAAAGGAGCGGTCGTCAATTGGGCGATGGAGATGGGCAGCCCCAACGCGCTGATGCGTGCCGGGTGGAAGCGAACCTCCCTGAACGCCGGCGACGTTGTCAGCGTCGACGGATATCGGGAGTGGGATCGGAAACACACCGGCAACGCGCGGAGCGTGATTCTCACCAAGACCGGCCAGCGATTGTTCGCGGCATCGAGCAGCGGCAAGTAA
- a CDS encoding ATP-binding protein: MIRTVGLAGAGYVLLYGVLAVLTGQRVVALGDLAQLIPPLAFAAFTFQLARRCRGQVRIFWNLNAIHGVAWAIGQTVWTYYDLVHGGVPVISPTDPLFFVSSIPLAAALYGRPERDRPRWLFDIVLLDLVLIALFSAFVYLYFVVSIAITDGNEALYHTNLTQLLNARNLALAIWGIWLWRTAPTPAWRRMFGVYAIGLTLSFAGGIVYDVVDQAGVYVPGALWDLSWILPFVFMGLAAAVAYDEKLFEPQEEAPPLARLPVVSLIAITLLVAIPAIDEIARRLLDVSPATGTLRTRLALSMMIPFGLVVVVREFLSRRALLRAGQELVSTREQLVQKEKLAAVGQLVSGVAHELNNPLQGVLGYAELMLAARPSSRDTEELTAIRDNANRAAGIVRNLMTFAGRTSSARGWQQINRVVRDAVAVREPHLQTSGIELRLEVADRLPLVYVDHARLEDVLVNLIQNAEAAIASRRDGTVPASGVPRQTPGEIVIQTRWQGEPDRILVDVADNGSGLREEDLPRVFDPFFTTREVGQGTGLGLSVCYGIVREHGGQITVRNAEVGGAVFTIDLPVMAESLASATAAAAVPAMAANPRSVVPSPSFALVQPPVDDLGRETRKRKALVVDDEESNAALVRRVLAGAGYDVESTTLSRRALVMIERTAYDAVICDVKMPELSGQELYGRVCQIRPEMARRFVFITGDIDGEDTREFLDQSRCSYFMKPFNLDRLTAAVDMLTGARTPDTIG; the protein is encoded by the coding sequence ATGATTCGAACCGTGGGCCTCGCCGGGGCGGGCTATGTCCTCCTCTACGGCGTCCTGGCGGTCCTGACCGGCCAGCGGGTCGTGGCCCTTGGCGACCTGGCCCAGCTGATTCCTCCGCTCGCGTTCGCCGCCTTCACCTTCCAACTCGCCCGCCGCTGCCGCGGACAGGTGCGTATTTTCTGGAACCTGAACGCGATTCACGGCGTGGCGTGGGCGATCGGCCAGACGGTGTGGACGTACTACGACCTCGTGCACGGCGGGGTGCCGGTGATCTCGCCGACCGACCCGCTGTTCTTCGTGTCGAGCATCCCGCTGGCCGCCGCTCTCTACGGCCGTCCCGAACGCGATCGCCCGCGCTGGCTGTTCGACATCGTGCTGCTCGACCTGGTGCTGATCGCGCTGTTCTCGGCGTTTGTCTACCTCTACTTCGTCGTCTCGATCGCGATCACCGACGGCAACGAGGCGCTCTACCACACCAACCTCACGCAGCTGCTGAACGCCCGCAACCTGGCGCTGGCGATCTGGGGCATCTGGCTCTGGCGCACGGCGCCGACGCCGGCGTGGCGCCGCATGTTCGGTGTCTATGCCATCGGACTCACCTTGTCGTTCGCGGGCGGCATTGTCTACGACGTCGTCGATCAGGCCGGCGTGTACGTGCCCGGCGCGCTGTGGGACCTGTCCTGGATCCTGCCGTTCGTGTTCATGGGCCTGGCCGCGGCGGTGGCCTACGACGAGAAGCTGTTCGAGCCCCAGGAGGAAGCGCCGCCTCTGGCCCGGCTGCCGGTGGTGTCGTTGATCGCCATCACGCTGCTTGTCGCCATTCCCGCGATCGACGAGATCGCCCGCCGCCTGCTCGACGTGTCGCCGGCGACCGGCACGTTGCGGACGCGGCTGGCGCTGTCGATGATGATCCCCTTCGGCCTGGTCGTCGTGGTTCGCGAGTTTCTGTCGCGGCGCGCCTTGCTGCGCGCCGGCCAGGAACTGGTGTCCACCCGCGAGCAGCTGGTGCAGAAGGAGAAGCTCGCCGCGGTGGGGCAGCTCGTTTCGGGCGTGGCCCACGAACTGAACAACCCGCTGCAGGGCGTGCTGGGCTACGCCGAGCTGATGCTGGCGGCACGGCCTTCATCCCGCGACACGGAAGAGCTGACTGCCATTCGCGACAACGCCAATCGGGCGGCCGGCATTGTTCGCAACCTGATGACCTTTGCCGGCCGCACCTCGTCCGCGCGCGGCTGGCAGCAGATCAACCGGGTGGTCAGGGATGCCGTCGCCGTCCGCGAACCCCACCTCCAGACCAGCGGCATCGAGCTGCGGCTCGAAGTGGCCGATCGGCTGCCGCTCGTCTACGTGGACCACGCCCGCCTCGAGGACGTGCTGGTCAACCTGATCCAGAACGCCGAGGCGGCGATCGCGTCGCGGCGCGACGGCACGGTGCCGGCCTCGGGCGTGCCGCGGCAGACGCCAGGCGAGATTGTGATTCAGACACGCTGGCAGGGTGAGCCCGACAGGATCCTGGTGGACGTGGCCGACAACGGCAGCGGCCTGCGCGAGGAGGACCTGCCGCGGGTCTTCGACCCGTTCTTCACGACCCGCGAAGTGGGGCAGGGCACCGGCCTCGGCTTGTCGGTGTGCTACGGCATCGTCCGCGAGCATGGCGGCCAGATCACGGTGCGCAACGCCGAGGTGGGCGGCGCCGTCTTCACGATCGACTTGCCGGTCATGGCCGAGTCGCTGGCGTCGGCCACCGCCGCCGCCGCCGTACCCGCGATGGCCGCCAACCCGCGATCGGTGGTGCCGTCGCCGTCGTTCGCCTTGGTGCAGCCGCCTGTTGACGACCTAGGTCGCGAGACCAGGAAGCGCAAGGCGCTGGTGGTCGATGACGAGGAATCGAACGCGGCGCTGGTACGACGCGTGCTCGCCGGCGCCGGCTACGATGTCGAAAGCACGACCCTGTCGCGCCGGGCGCTGGTGATGATCGAGCGGACCGCATACGACGCGGTGATCTGCGACGTCAAGATGCCCGAGTTGAGCGGCCAGGAGCTGTACGGCCGGGTCTGCCAGATTCGTCCCGAAATGGCGCGGCGATTTGTCTTCATCACCGGCGATATCGACGGCGAAGACACGCGCGAGTTCCTCGACCAGTCACGCTGCAGCTACTTCATGAAGCCCTTCAACCTCGACCGCCTGACGGCTGCGGTGGACATGCTGACAGGCGCCCGGACTCCGGATACCATCGGCTAG
- a CDS encoding transglutaminase-like domain-containing protein, with protein sequence MPTESQTSLADLITEAADRPGQDLAGPAFLVARIEYPKLDAGPYLDRLNVMGDAAFHFVAKDPGHDAPIAARIDAVNRYLFGELGFTGNREQYDDPRNSCLNEVMDRKKGIPITMALVYIEVARRAGLRAEGINFPGHFLVRVLHDLHSGNPGDGLIVDPFHGGAILNEADCRRLLSRVGEGSAFEPSLLARATRRQVLVRMLNNLKRLYVKMHSFPQARATTDVLLALQPSSLADLKDRGLLAYNMNDFSHALRDFEEYLKLARLSEQDDSDDRKETEQVWEHVKTLRRRVAQLN encoded by the coding sequence GTGCCGACTGAATCCCAGACTTCGCTCGCTGATCTCATTACCGAAGCGGCTGACCGGCCGGGCCAGGATCTGGCGGGGCCGGCGTTCCTGGTCGCGCGCATCGAGTATCCGAAGCTCGATGCCGGTCCGTATCTCGATCGCCTGAACGTCATGGGCGATGCCGCGTTTCACTTCGTGGCCAAGGATCCGGGACACGATGCGCCGATTGCCGCCCGCATCGACGCGGTCAACCGCTATCTCTTCGGCGAACTCGGCTTCACCGGCAACCGCGAGCAGTACGACGACCCGCGCAACAGCTGCCTGAACGAAGTAATGGATCGGAAGAAGGGCATTCCGATCACCATGGCCCTGGTCTACATCGAAGTGGCACGGCGAGCCGGGCTGCGCGCCGAGGGCATCAACTTCCCGGGCCACTTCCTGGTGCGCGTGTTGCACGACCTGCACAGTGGCAATCCCGGCGACGGCCTGATCGTCGATCCGTTCCACGGCGGCGCCATCCTGAACGAGGCCGATTGCCGCCGGTTGCTGAGCCGCGTCGGCGAAGGCTCGGCGTTCGAGCCGTCGCTATTGGCCCGTGCCACGCGCCGCCAGGTGCTGGTGCGGATGCTGAATAACTTGAAGCGGCTCTATGTGAAGATGCACTCGTTCCCGCAGGCGCGGGCGACCACCGACGTGCTGCTGGCGCTGCAGCCCTCGTCACTGGCGGACCTCAAGGACCGGGGACTGCTTGCCTACAACATGAACGACTTCTCGCACGCGTTGCGCGATTTCGAGGAATACCTCAAGCTGGCGCGCCTGTCGGAGCAGGACGACAGCGACGACCGCAAGGAAACCGAGCAGGTCTGGGAGCACGTCAAGACGCTGCGCCGCCGCGTCGCCCAGCTGAATTGA
- a CDS encoding DUF1684 domain-containing protein, translating into MAVAAVAVGAACGQPEDYSSTIAAQRAAKDEAFKAQPGNPVPADKMAALVPLAYFPIDEMYAVPASLDPAAERTRLKVPTSTGKIRDIERIGTLRFMVKGQKMSLTAFHELDQPRVTRLFVPFSDPTNGVETYSAGRYMELDPTPTGIYVVDFNVAYHPYCYYNEEFDCPYPPKENRLEVPIRAGEKLAKGESSIP; encoded by the coding sequence GTGGCGGTTGCGGCCGTGGCGGTCGGGGCGGCGTGCGGCCAACCCGAAGACTACTCGTCGACGATTGCGGCACAGCGCGCGGCCAAGGACGAAGCCTTCAAGGCCCAGCCCGGCAACCCCGTGCCGGCCGACAAGATGGCGGCGCTCGTCCCCCTGGCGTACTTCCCCATCGACGAAATGTATGCGGTGCCGGCATCGCTCGACCCGGCGGCCGAGCGCACCCGGCTGAAGGTGCCGACCTCCACCGGCAAGATTCGCGACATCGAGCGGATCGGCACGCTGAGGTTCATGGTCAAGGGCCAGAAGATGAGCCTGACCGCGTTCCACGAGCTGGACCAGCCGCGAGTCACGCGCCTGTTCGTGCCGTTCTCGGACCCGACCAACGGCGTCGAGACCTACTCGGCAGGCCGCTACATGGAGCTCGACCCGACCCCAACCGGCATCTACGTCGTCGACTTCAACGTCGCCTACCACCCCTACTGCTACTACAACGAAGAGTTCGACTGTCCGTATCCGCCCAAAGAGAACCGGCTCGAGGTGCCGATCCGTGCCGGCGAGAAGCTGGCCAAGGGCGAATCGAGCATTCCATGA